The sequence ttgtttagactaataaatagttcttacaaatcgtcattttgctcttaagaagcctctacatgtctcataatctttttaccctaccagcgcttcgagaccaacatttggcaagtgctgagaagaagcgccgcaacaaactcagtcactaaagattcaagaactaaaatcttgatagatttttttgacgcactcgctagcgacgaCGTTCAATGCAAACTCGCACACAGATCGCCTGCGATTCAAATTAAGATATTTTTGCGTTTAAAAAAGAAATCAGTACTTTATAGATAGCCTTTTTTATAACAAACTGTATAAAAACAACTACTATTTACCACCTACGGCTGCATTTTTATTCGCTTTGTGTTTAGCGCCTCTGACATGACATGACAAGCCGGTGACAGGAACTGTCACGTTGCACAACGTACATGTCACCTCCTTATCGTTGGGGGTTTTGGCAAACAACACCTTTTCTTCTTCCTCAAGCGAGAGGTTCTTCAACTTTGTTCTATGTATATTGCCTTGGTCGtgcatttttatgtttttagggTTGTTCGGAACGTCTACATTACAAACTGCACAGCGATACCCAGTGCCTTTACTGCTGGAACTTGCTTGGCTTGTAGTAGATGCCGTTTCTTCAGCAGAATCTTTTATAGTTTTCTCCTCTATAGGACCTTTTTTGGTTTTGCTTTTCTTCATGGAATGAGACAGCAGTCTAATATGTTGTAATTCTTCTTCTACTTTCACGTCGATTGAGCAGACATTGCAATAAAACTTCGAATCGCTAAGCTTTCGGACATCATTTTCGGCAAGATGGGATCGGTATTTTAAATTGTGACCAAACGATTCCAGATGCTCTTCGGCGTTTGACGCAAGCACATCTATTTTGCATATCCTACAATAAACCATACTACTTGAGACCCGTTCATAGTGGTAGTGCAGATTGTCTTCTAGACTTTCGTTGGTTAGTTTccaaaatattttagttattttgtgGCTTAAACCTTCCATGTGTTCTTCGATCGCTGATGGTGTGTTTACAACGTCTTCTTCGCAAGTTTCGCACCGATATACAGATGTGGTGGTTGTTGATGCTTCAGGTATCAGTGAGCTTGTATCTTGAGTAGGAATAGAGGAATTTGTGGATTGAATAGGTATCGAAGAATTTGTGGATTGAGATATTGGAGTATCTCCAGTAGATATCACAGTTGAAGCTTCAGTTTGTGACTTGATTTTGTGTGCGCAATGAGTTGTTGATATAATATGTTCAAGTTCTTCACTTGTTTTGACGGTGACTTTGCACAGTTCGCAGAAGAAATTTTCTCCTATTGTTTTCATTGAATTTTCTTGCAATGTACTGGTATAGTTTATCTTGTGGGAACGCCCGTTTATATGTTCATTTATGTTATCCACACGATTCGGGATTTTTACACCGCAGACTCGGCAGATAACTTGCGTCTCTGAGTGATGCGTTACTTGGTATTTTTTGATTACTTCGGGTGGTGGTTTAGAATGCTTTGGTTCACTAATCTTACCACTTGTAGACTGAGAAGGTATCGAAGAACTTGACGATTGAGCATCTTCAGTATCTTCAATAGATATAGCAATAGCAGCTTGAGTTTCTGACTTGAGTTTGTTTGCGCAATGAGTTGTTGATGTCATATGGTCAAGTTCCTCAGTTGTTTTGACGGTGACTTTACACAGTTTGCAAAATAAATCTTCTCCAACTGTTTTCATCGAATTTTTTTGCAATGTATTATTATAGTTTGTCCTGTGGGAACGACCGTTTAAGTGTTCGTTTACGTTATCCACACGATTCGAGATTTTTACGCCACAAACTCGGCAAGTAACTTGGCACTCTGAACGATATTCTATCAGGTATTTGTTGACCACTTCGGATGGTAGATTTGAAGGCTTTGGTTCACAAACCTTCTTACCGCTTTTTCTATTAACGTGGAATTCGTGATAATCGCTCGTAAGATGCACCGTTAAATCTTCAGTGAGAATATTACAAATACTACAGCAGTTTTCAAGATCTTTCGATTCGTTCGTCAGTTTCAAAGCTGCTCTATGGGTTTTCCCATACGTATGGCCTAAAAACATTTCTGTACGTATCAACGTTCCGCAGGGTTCGCAGTGAATTTTGCCTTGACTGTTATTAGTGCTTGACTCTTTCTTTTCTTTAGTGAAGAATAGGGATAGATTGTTCTTGTGGGGCTTGCCTTTTGTATGGGAATTAAAGTTGTGGCTATCTATGTAAAGGTTGCATGGCTCGCAGTACGTTCTACCCACCTTTTTGGTTTGGGCTGGCTCGGTCGGGATGGTGCCTTCTAAGGATTTTTGTAACGCTGCCTTATGTTTACTGGTTTCTTCGTGGGCGTCGGTGCTAACGAAAACGGCGTTGCAATGGACACAGTGTCTGCACATTGCGTTGAGCTGAAACATAAGTTTTGAGCAATTAGATTGACGTGGATTGCCAAGTACagacagcgtcaaatagttcgtgacacccaaagtagccaaaaagttcgtaacgagggctatcgtttttattttcacagttggcacccctggcgattgacaggaccttactctacagtggcgccatcttgatgagtgcaaatgcgatagtcctcgtaccactttagcgctcaccagttggtgccactgtcttcgctactagcaagtgacaggaccttactctacagtggcgctaactggtgagcgctaaaacgatagccctcattggaataaggttgtgttgtcaacattATTGCCACTTTGGGTGTCTTGACGTTGAATGTGTAATGGATAAAATTGTGTGTATTTGAAAAGGCTTAGCTCACAGCATACAttacataatcttgtaaaattattataatagccTAACATACATACTAGTATCAGCTAGGTAGtttcaattttataaattttactcTCTTTTAAGGTCATATCACACTTTTagacccggaaagggatcaacaccgtatcgcctcgCCAAGCTGTAAACTGCGAGGctaggcgtttacgttacgtgcGGATGGATGTGCGTTGCAGacgcagtacggagtttcaaacaaagaatactgaccgcctcgaacTGATACGGAAACGATCCGTTTTCGGGTTGATAAGGCTGGTTTTaaaatcgcgctgaccgctcgctgaacgtcggcgctgacagatcaccatgtatgtaattgaaggaaACGTTCCTGATTGACGCtaatcgctcggcgccgacgcttcatacatttcggctgtcagcgctgacggtcagcgtgcgtcagcgtgactctaaaaccagcctaagtgtgcttcgtcctttactTACCTCTCTAAAGCAGTGAATATCCTTTAATGGTAGCCTTATCATTTCCAAATGCATCTTTTCCAAAATATGCATACCTGGATCATCGACCCTGACCATGCAAATATTACATAGAAGAAGTTCATAGGGCTTCTGAAAACCGTTGAAGTTGTCCGCTGGGACAGTAACTACATTGTTATCTAACGTTGTGATTTGAACATAATTTCTGCTTATAACCGTCACTTTATGATTGTCAGTCTCACATCCAACATTCTTACGATCCAAAAAGTCAACATAACTTCTTAATTTGGTCTCCCCGAGAACAGAATCTGCTTCTGTGTCAACTTTGAATTCGTTTGTATCGACCAACATTATGTAGTCAACTTCAGAATCGTTGCGTTTACTTGTCACATTGTTTTGGCTTTCGATTTTAGCTTTTTTCCTAGCAGGGCTAGTTGTTGGagactgtttataaactgacTTTTCCAAATAGTTATTTTCATCGGTAACTTTGCTTTGCTCAGTTATTGAAGTTGTTTGCTTTTGCTTATCTACTTTATTGTCATTTAAATCACATTCTTCTGTTGAATCGGTCTGATCGTTATTTGTTATATTTTGCTTACTATTTGATGGTTTATTAattggaattttgttttcagtgaCCTTTAATGTATTATCTTGACACTTATCACTAAATTTACCATTTTGTTCATGAACTGGattattctttttctttatttgtttattgtcAGTTACTAAAGTTTCTTTCCCTTCCTGTATACCTTTTTCTTGAGCAACTGTCTCATTACCTACAGCCAGAGATGATTCAccgttttcaaaattttttgggTGTTCATTCGGTTTCTGACTCATATACTGCATATCAGCTGTATCTAAATAATTTTCATCATTGTAAATGTTAAGTAAGTCGCTCAAATATAAGTCACGCAGCACAGACTTCTGGTGAGCCTCCGATCCTTCATGTTGTTGCTTATCTGTATTTCTAACGATGGCCGTGCACGGTTCACAGAAGTAAGTCAATGTTGAATTCTTGATGATTTCATTTTCGTTTTCCAGTGTTAAATTATTTTGGATTCTTTGGAGGACTGCTTTAGCGATTTGGACACACGTCTGGTGTTTGACACTGTCGATATGCTGTTTTTTGTACGTTAAAGGAACGTCACGGTCACAGATTGCGCACTTGTAAAGTGGATCTACGGTTGCTTCGTctgaaacaataaaacaaaatatgatcattggttaaaaaatataatgtagtaataaaaatttacTGAGTATTATGGATAGTCAATCTATCTAACAGAAAAACCATGTTATTTagaataaaaatgaatttacaAGTCATAGAGCACTATCACATAGGcgtttttgtaaaattattgataaGCAGCACTACAGTCTCGCGACAAAAACGCCTATTATGTGAAAGTGCTCTTACAGACTATAGATCGTTCCATCCATGAAGACAGACCTCACCGTCTTGTccctaatgtttgagtgttacaCATTTGCACACTAAGAgcaggcgcacaccgttgatttttagttggtcgatagttgtgcccggttttaaattgtatgaagaatcggccaatcgaatcggcgtagtgtgcgcactcccatacatgcccatactgatcaactgcccgaccaaactatcggccgacgaaaaatctaCGGTGTGAGCCTActctaaattatccatgagtgcacacatTACAATAGTGATGCTcagacaaacttgacctccTTTTCCTTCGACCAAAAATTAGTGGGGCTAGTCTTCATGAAAGGAAAGAtctaacataaaataatataacagTTGAAGTATCAACTTCTGATTTGAAGATAGTTGTATGATATGATAAAATGATATCCGTATTCGCAAACAGTGCTTGCTTacgtgaagcaacaaatcgaacgcaaagcgttgaatagagctctgtgattgattcatgtgtcaccctgtgagtccaagcacactgtgagacctcatagtaatgtttgtgaatacgggcgtgagttaggtaggtaagtactcaataactgatatttattattttgtatgtagaaATTTTTCACGTTTTTTGCAGTACATAACAGAATTAACCAAATTCTGTGGGTGTAGCAAAGGGGGTCCGAGACATAGCCGAATTTTCGAGCGTAATTTGTATGGCGCCGACACTTAGAAAAATTTTGACGactttagtatggagtttagaCTTAGccgaattttcgaaaaaaaaaaatgtgttattttAATGGTACTCCCGGACCCAGAATTTTCGAAGACCTTCATTAAGACATTAGGACTactaaaaatgtgtttttgtatttttaatactaACATCAATGTCCCACTGTTCCCACATGTTATTTGAATTCTTTAAAAATGCAATCTTACCTTCATCATCGCCTGGTTCAGAAGACGAGTCCGCTCCATCATCTGCCACCTTTTTGGCCATAACTTTAAATTCGAAATACTCTTTTTCATTTCCAAATACTTTAGAACTGTTCACGTCCCACAAAGAAAAAGGTGAACCACCatttttaaaatcataatttGAAACGTAGTTCAAATCTAAGTGGTCCAAATTTATTAAATACGACATATCACTTGATACGATATCCATTTTAACTTTTAGCAGATAGCAGACTCAGCAAAAGTTTACACAGACTCCAAACTTTTAAACTAAAAGACTAACGGCATTGTTACGTCTTTTTTAAGGATTTAACACTCCACAAGATATCTAATACGCACAGTCAATCACATATTGATAAATcgatttattattacattaattattttaatttgtaattttgagaGTCAACGAGGTCTCAGGAACAAAAGGAAAAAAACCACGAAAAATAACGAACAATCGATGGATGGTGGTCGACGAGCTGTCATTTTTCATAATAGTGCAGTTCTAGGTTTTAGGTATTGAGTATTCACTCAATAATCGATACTGTATATCgatatgaattttttttcaattatcaATAATTTATTGGTAAGTCATGATCATTCATGATAGGACACCATTACACCAAACCAATGCAATAGTCCCTCCCTCTAAGGTGGGCGAACacagattatttaattttaattgtgatTCTAATATAAATTACCATACCACCACCAACCACCTTTTGTAAATTAACATCgatgcaataaattattgagtaaATATGTACCCACGACTCGCGAGCATGATTGTGTTGAGGGTAGGTATAATTATCCAAAGAAGCTCGTCAATATAGACGATCTTAATATCCgatcatcccaactaatattataaatgcgaaagtaactctgtctgtctgtctgtctgttacgctttcccgcttaaacctcgcaaccgattttgatgaaatttggcatagagatagtttgagtcccgggaaagaacataggatagtttttatcccggtttttgaaacagggacgcgcgcgataaagtttttctgtgacagacaaaattccacgcgggcgaagccgcgggcggaaagctagttatcaaTAATTGTTGGAGAACAATGAAGCCGTCGTGTGAACTTATTTGATTTGTGGCATTCGTTACATAGCAGCAATTATCTCTACTTCCATGTGATTAAAATAGAAAGCGAATAAAAACCATCACTTAgttcaaatttaaaattaattttaataagtagATGACTTTTAACGTATTCACGCATCTAACTCCTTAACTAAGCCATACTCCCGGTACGttgcaaagtaataaaaatatttttattggttgTAGACGGATATTTGAGTGCttatattcccacctctcgttcccaccactgcaactcctgtgtagccaggatctacagcttgaccgccacaaaaacccaaccaatgaaggtcaagtttgagtGCTTAAATGTGATCAATTAAAATTTACTGTAATCGAtagatttaatttgattattcaTTTACTTGCACAAATAAACTATAGCTTATACATACAGCACTATGTGTGAGACAAAAAGGCAAAGGGGATTTCCCCTTCACAGAGTTTCTAAAAAAGCCATGTTGCTTAACTATCACCTATAACAAACGAGATCGTATTGCATCATGGAGGTATTAATGCATTGCAGgcacggggtggaaacgccatagagtttgacagctccatagagagtgaatttttttgacagttccgagaggaagtgactttttttatagttgtccTTTATGCGACAATGGCAATGGTCTTTTGCGTGTCTGGAATcaagttagtaaacattttcgaattacaacttcaacttttatttataaattattttattgaatctatttgcattctataaatgaaatgtttatttaaaagtatattaattcaaagtcgtaattttcactttaatcaatttagttccgtctcaagtctacaactgtgacattattaaaaaaaagaaacgtcaaaaattttcatcgaaaaaacgtgtttttctttaaacaaattttatctaaaatcaataatttctcaatcaatattaataagaactacatgtgcatggattgccagttggattgatgtttgttttaagaagaaatttctctcaaataagatatccactcgagaaaggttattgcagcttgcagcaacatcatgttttatcaagtattgaaccacacaaaggattaaatcttcattacaatatcattcataactccatttaaatcaatggaaactaaatatggatcgtttcatggagtaacaacatactttggagtttggacccaaaatacaatacacgtaggtacattgcaggcatagattgcaggacacagtgaatgatgatacgtgttttatacagtgaatctaagtacctatttgtttcaggttaatatcgaacttataaggtgttaagctgcaattaagtacaataaaagtgcttgctatggaatcaccggtgctgatcattattgtcaactgttacttaaaatccagatgaaccaacctttacttcctattcaaataagtttagaagaaacctatataagcaataaaaccagaccaagaatgcttgattacaaacgatgaactcatttcatttgcaagttatgccatgacataaatgcattaaattaggaagatttgtattagatgaatattaacttctgttgataagaacatttggtaagtacctttaaaatttaaaacaccctcaaaatgattctaacactatcctctgacgcttttcgactaggatcaaataaaagttaattatttaattacagattggtggaatccagattctgtgaatgtacatgtaattgattgacaagtacacatttgacaaggtaaattaattttatttaacaaagtagtgcaaatctagaaacaaaacagacagtaagataggtatggtagataagacagatcacttgttcatctgctgtactctttataatattagtgtagaatgtagatgatgtaggagattactgtcttacggtgacatgcgcatctttttgctcttaatttacaaatatttcatatattttacaggtggtgagaaacgtgtagatctggcctgcttacagtggctattggattggacagaaccaaagtgagagtgaacgtgtgaatttatggagaacattaaaaactattttactataagtcataacgcaacttattttgtatgagttacatacaaatgtcaagccgtgagtacattatgtaaaaactaaaacaatgtacctactgtaatcacaacagtaactgtaatcttttaaaatccaatagttttaatgcttattgattttcgtaaacaaaatattttatgttatatttcatcaataaagtttcatttgatacttcaatagttttatttttaaccgcaatacatgaaaaggaacggatcataaaaaagtatgacaggtatatttaatctgtgggcggcagacgccatattgtattcagcgccacctactggacaatctagctcggtaccagtttgtttatcgtttaaccaatactagggccgtttcctatctgtctttagacatactctctaatctgtgattGCAGGTCGCTGTTTGTTGCTGGCCTGCTGGCTACTCTGGCGACAAACATGCATAGTGTGATGGATGGCGTGGCGATTCAGTTAAGATGGCCCATCTGAGATGagtgaaaataatattgtaggTATACTACTACCAACTTGTAAACCAACATGATCCTCCTACtttcatataataatatgtaattattacAATATCTTTGGCAGTTATTTTTTCATGCATGATGCTGTCACTGTCATGATGTCACAATAATTTGTCAATGTTGTCAAACAAAATTTTGTTTGTTGTGCGTTGTGGTGcttttattttttccatttaCGAAATAAATTAACTGCAACGATTAGAAATGGTTAAATAATTGAATTGCACTTTTAAGATAAGTGTTATAAGCAGAAGGTATACGAATTCAGCTTGAGACTGGCGTTTTTGTTATCTAACCTATAAAATGAGTTCTATACAAGAAAGGTTGCAGCTGAAAAGGGTGCCATTAGACACTTGGAACATAAGGGAACAGCTATGCCTTGCGTCTGCGGTGTTAAGAAGCGGCGATCAGAACTGGATGTCGGTTTCCCGCGCCCTGAAAACCGTCGGCGAACCGAATAGACCGCCTGACTGGTACTCGCAGAAAAGGTAATGTAAACGTT is a genomic window of Ostrinia nubilalis chromosome 28, ilOstNubi1.1, whole genome shotgun sequence containing:
- the LOC135085264 gene encoding uncharacterized protein LOC135085264 — protein: MDIVSSDMSYLINLDHLDLNYVSNYDFKNGGSPFSLWDVNSSKVFGNEKEYFEFKVMAKKVADDGADSSSEPGDDEDEATVDPLYKCAICDRDVPLTYKKQHIDSVKHQTCVQIAKAVLQRIQNNLTLENENEIIKNSTLTYFCEPCTAIVRNTDKQQHEGSEAHQKSVLRDLYLSDLLNIYNDENYLDTADMQYMSQKPNEHPKNFENGESSLAVGNETVAQEKGIQEGKETLVTDNKQIKKKNNPVHEQNGKFSDKCQDNTLKVTENKIPINKPSNSKQNITNNDQTDSTEECDLNDNKVDKQKQTTSITEQSKVTDENNYLEKSVYKQSPTTSPARKKAKIESQNNVTSKRNDSEVDYIMLVDTNEFKVDTEADSVLGETKLRSYVDFLDRKNVGCETDNHKVTVISRNYVQITTLDNNVVTVPADNFNGFQKPYELLLCNICMVRVDDPGMHILEKMHLEMIRLPLKDIHCFRELNAMCRHCVHCNAVFVSTDAHEETSKHKAALQKSLEGTIPTEPAQTKKVGRTYCEPCNLYIDSHNFNSHTKGKPHKNNLSLFFTKEKKESSTNNSQGKIHCEPCGTLIRTEMFLGHTYGKTHRAALKLTNESKDLENCCSICNILTEDLTVHLTSDYHEFHVNRKSGKKVCEPKPSNLPSEVVNKYLIEYRSECQVTCRVCGVKISNRVDNVNEHLNGRSHRTNYNNTLQKNSMKTVGEDLFCKLCKVTVKTTEELDHMTSTTHCANKLKSETQAAIAISIEDTEDAQSSSSSIPSQSTSGKISEPKHSKPPPEVIKKYQVTHHSETQVICRVCGVKIPNRVDNINEHINGRSHKINYTSTLQENSMKTIGENFFCELCKVTVKTSEELEHIISTTHCAHKIKSQTEASTVISTGDTPISQSTNSSIPIQSTNSSIPTQDTSSLIPEASTTTTSVYRCETCEEDVVNTPSAIEEHMEGLSHKITKIFWKLTNESLEDNLHYHYERVSSSMVYCRICKIDVLASNAEEHLESFGHNLKYRSHLAENDVRKLSDSKFYCNVCSIDVKVEEELQHIRLLSHSMKKSKTKKGPIEEKTIKDSAEETASTTSQASSSSKGTGYRCAVCNVDVPNNPKNIKMHDQGNIHRTKLKNLSLEEEEKVLFAKTPNDKEVTCTLCNVTVPVTGLSCHVRGAKHKANKNAAVGGK